AGTCGATAAGGTGTACtagatgcacacacactcaaagaTTTACACATATACATAGAGGGATGCAGAAAGTCCTCTTCGGGAAAAGAAGTGACTCCGCCATGTTTGTTTGACCGTCTCTAATTAGTCCACTcaacatgtgtatgtgtgtgcattatGGAACCAATCTTCGGGAGAAAAATGCCAGAATGGAAATAGATTACGGTATCAAAACAGCCCCAGAGTTGGAAAAACTGCTAAATCAAAATCACCATCATATCTACACCGATTGATTCCGAAAGCCGAAAAAAGGGCAGGATTGTTAAATGATATGATATATCTCCTTTCACAGATACTGGACATACAGATACTGGAAGAGCTTTCAGcttcaacaaacacaaactttTGTTGGATTCCAGGCCTCTCAAGAATCAAAAGTTAATGAAGAGGCAGACACGGCAGCAAATAATGGTCGCAAACAGAAAAATGGACAAGAATACTGCTTATTCAGAATTGACAGAATCGAACAAGGAACAAGGTGTTGTGGGGTGGAGCGATCACAAAACCGAAGCCAACGACATCAGGAGGAGTACTGATGCTGCATCAAAGTCTACGTAGGTCCATGCGAACTATGAAAGGTATCGCACCTGTTCCCGATTCAGGGAAGAAACTTATGTGGTGGGATCTTCTGAACAAAATGAAGAACCCAAGAATTTGAAAGCTATGGCTATGATAAAATCACATGATATGAAACGGAACTTTGGATGTGGTGTTACCAGCAAGAAGAAATGTAACTGCCATACTAACAAAGTAACTGGCAAAGCAAAAATGCTAGAACTTTATGGCACAAgttgaggaggagtgttgagAAAGTAACATGTGTGCAGTGAAGATGATGAAGTAGCTGATGTATGCACTAGTAATGGGTAAAGTTGATTCTGAAATTATCGGAGTAGGATCGCAGTCGACTCCAGATGTTTGCCGACTCCGACAGGTAGGTCCGCCCAGCATTATTCAGAATCGTTCGGAATCGCCCGTAGTCATCCAGAggcgtccggagttgtccagagtcgttgGGAGTTGGAATCAtcctgagtcgtccggagtcgttgaGAGTGgttggagttgtccggagtcgttgggagtgCTTGAAGTCGTCATGTGTTGTTCGGAGTTGAacggagtcgttgggagtcggagtcatcccgagtcgtccggagtcgttcggagttgctcggagtcgtctgaagtcgttgGGAGTCGGAGTCGATCGGATTTCGGAAGACTctgactccaaacgactctggGCGAATCCGGGCGACTagaaacgactccggacgactccaaagactccaaatgactccggacgactcgggATGACTCCTACTTCGGGTGGAACTAGTAGTTCCCATTTTGCCGAAGTCTTAATCagactaacaatagccggacTCGTATcagagtcgtgggtgcgctccaaagagcacatcactagtatgCACATCATAATAGTTTTTGGTAAATGTTCATTGTAGTTAGTCCTGTTTCAAATACACCAGAGTCAAGTTGGTAATTAAGTTTCTGGTTATTTTCACTGTGTTATAACTCCGCTCAACACTAGGAACTTTACATGTACAataatttggaaaacaaagAATAAAAGCACAGAGGCGAATTTTCAGTCAAAAGGCCCGTAGCCtcttaaaaacaaaagaagtaATAATACTGGAATCAATTTCTGAacgtttatttattgattttccttCCAGTGGATAAGGCTTGTGCAACTGCCTTATATTGCACCccgagcaaaaccaaaaatcaatATGTCTCTGTTTCATAAcctcacaacaaaaaacaacaacaacaacaccccgCGCGTCGTCCCAATTCAAACGCATTCGGAAAAGTGCGATCGCTCACCACAATTGCACAATACGCTACCGAATGTGTTTGGACCCGTCTGGGAGCATCGTCATGTTGGGTAGTAAAGAAGGAATGACAGAGAGAAATGCAGGAGGAAGACttcgagaagaaaaaaaacacacacacacttatagAGTGACATTTGTAGAAAATGGCTAATCGagcgattattattattattactaccTACTACCAATTTCCAACTCACTATAGCTTCTCCTCTCTAcctctgcctctctctctctgtactAACTCCCTCATCTGCCGTCAGCGGTTTCGGGAGCCAATTTCCGTTCGCTTGATCGTTCGCTTACGTAAATCTACGCGCCGGCAGCACACGTTCGTCGCCTCGTATGTGAGCTGCATTTTATGCAGCGCGAAAGTATGTGATGGAATCTGCGAGAAATTGACGAgttgctgttttatttatttttccatttcatttcaagcCAAAGCGTACAAGCAGACAGTGAACGCGCGCGTATTTTTCATTCGAAACTGACGCTTGCACACAGAGGCGCTTGCTTCTGATAAGCAGAGCAGGTCAAATGCGTCGCTCTCAGACCCGCTTGTACTAGGAACTTACTAAAAATCCGAAGAAACCGTTTCTGTTTCGAGCCGTTATTTCGTAACGCTACACATATCCTTGCCCCATAAACGGCGTATGCCCGCAAGCACCGTTTCGACCGCTTGAACCGGTGGGGCTGGTTCCTTTAtttcttgttatttttgtGCGCTTGACGATAATGATCTACTTTTTGAACTACCTCCTGCTTGCAGGCGGCTACACACGAGCGCGATACAATGATCTCCAACTGACGGATGACTCCCCTCGGGCGGCGCGGCAATGGCAAACACGTGCAGAAGCTTCACCGGGTGCGCTTGCAGGAGAAAGAAACTGAAAAGGGAGAGGAGTGGGGGGTAAGTTTGGCCACCGAAATGTAAGTGAGTTTGATGGTCACCCGTTCGCGGGTCTAAGGTCGCGCTCCGAATTAAGCCCTGAGCCGTTTTCAATAGCACGCCGccccgaagaaaaaaaaaacacaaaacaggtTGACACGTAGTTGGGACACCCGAATCGGGCGACCCAGCGTCAGCAGACGCACGGGTGAATTCAGTACCGTTGACCTTCGCGACATGATGAATGAGTTTTTCTTCTGCCCATGTGTGATAGTGTCCGAGTGCCTTCACTCCTTTCGAACGTGGCGGGCGCTggcagtagcaacagcagcagcctccAGAATCGAGCAGTTACCTAAGGGGACGAGATGTTATCGCTACCTCCGCAAGCAGGTAAACACACACGTCATGTTCTACTACTAATCCACCACTTACTACGACAACGGTACTATCTCCTACCGGTGGCGCAACGGTTTCGCTCCAAATCCGGTTTCGCTTTCAGTGCGCTCGGTTCGAACCCGTCGGAACGTCCTTGGAAGGGTGCCCTAAAACCCATTATTATCACCGGGGGCCGGGGCCTGGATCGAATTCTTCGCCACATTAGTCACCCGGCGACGGCGGGCGCACGCCTTTCTAATAAATTCCGCTCCCGAACCAGCTGTCACACACCCGTCGCCGGGCGGGGGCGGCCAGCGATTGGACGGGCGCATTCCACGCTGAAATTAACCATGCTGCGGCCAGCCAGCCGGCCTGCCCGCCCGCCCGGGTGACTCACTGCCAACGCTTCGCCATGGTCGCCATTTTTAACGACCTCCAAAGTGCAGCCGCGCACTGGGTCACCTTTGCACCGCGGGAGCGACAAATTTATTACATTCTTGTTACAAAGCGCAACCGTTACACCGGCCTAGATGGGGGAGCGCACTTGAAGCACTCGACAGCCCGAGCAGCAAGGCACTCCAACGCAAAGGTCAACCCAAGGTACTGCCGCCCACTCGcaccttccttcttcttcttttgccgGTCTTTTTGTGCCAACGCCCATCCAATCCGGGCTCGAATGTGACTCGCGGGCGTTGCATGCTTGCATACAAAAGTCGTGGAAGAAAATTGCTGGTCcctctcgtttttttttttttggcgctAGCTGGCCACAAACCACCAAGGCCATAGCCGCGGCTGAGTGCGTCCGAGTGCACACGGCCGATTCGATTGGGCGGATTCGTTTGTGGGCAGCTCCAATGCGTTTCTTTCACTATTCTCTGTACGCGAACGGTTTGTTTCgaacgatttttgtttttctttatttatatcATTACTGTACTGTCGTCGGTTATCTTTGCTTGTTGCGCGTTACACTGGTAACCCGAAGGGTCTAgcgttcgagcagttttcgagcactTTTAGAGCGAAAACGAATCCTGCACGCAAGCTCGTCTCGTCCCTCGTGGGTTggtttgtttcgtgttttgaGTTTTATACCGGCCGAACTTCTTCCGGTCCGCCCCAGGAAGGCTGCGGCCGACGCCTACTGCCCGGCGGTCGCAGTCCGTGTGCGCAGTACGGGGTATCGTGAGCAATATAGAGCTAAATTCTTTAATGTCCTTAACGTAGGGTAAAAATAGTCTTACGCGTACTTGTCTCACTTAGCAGAAAATCAAACGTTATCGGGAAGTAGTCATGGAAACCACGTGGTGGTGCAGGCGTCCTTGAGAGAAAgcaagagagcgaaagagaaagagagggacgCGTGGCGTAGTGTGCTTgggggaaaaaggaagaaaagcaacagATATAGACAGAGAGCAACACAAAAGGAAACGAATGAATGTAAGCTAACGTGAAAAGGGGAatggaaagaaataaataaaacaattacaacAGATACAGCAAGTACACAGAAGATGcaggaaaaagagaaagaagaaaatgtaACGAGTACAGTGGAGGAAAGCAAGCAGAAGTCGATAAATAAACACTGAAGCTGAATGAGTACGAGCAGAACTAAGCTGTGAGTGAGTAATTAATGAAAGGTACAGCAATACCTTGGAATGGCTTCGCGAATGTTGCGGAGAGGCAATGGGAGTggggagaaaataaaataataataaaaaaaaacaacacgaccgcacacacacacacacacatacacacattagtagcaaaaacaaaagagaaacgCTGCGTTGCTTCGGCCTACGGCTAAAACCCGGCTAGTACTCGATGTTGTGACCCCGCAGGAACGCGTCGATCTGGCCGGGGGCGCCCTGGGGCGGACCCTGGGGCTGGATGAAGTAGTACTGCTGCTGGGGCTGGGGCTGGGGCTGGAAGCGGTGCATCGGCGGTCCGCCGACCGTCACCTTCTTGGCCGCCTCGAGCCGGTCGGCCCGCAGCTGGCTCTGCTGCAGCTCGAGCTGCTGGGCGAACAGCTGCTGGCTGTTGATGAACTGCAGCTCGTTCTGCTGCTTCTGGTAGAGCTGCTGCGGGATCTGGACGGTCGCCGGCCGGGGGCTGGGCTGGGCCCGGTACAGTGGCgactgctgctggagctgctcgAGCGTCACGAGCTGGCCGGCGcccggatgctgctgctgcggctgcggctgcggctgatggtgctgatgctgatgctgctgcggtcCTGCCACGTACGGCTGGATGCGGTGGTTCAGCTGGAAGTCGCCGTCGCTCTGGGGCAGCTGCTGGTACAGGGCGGTGTCGTACTGGCCGGAGGCCGGGTCGAAGATGAGCTGCGACTGGTAGATCGGGTTGCCGGCGGCCAGCTGCGGTCCGGGGCGGCCGAACGGCGAACCGGTCGGCTTGGGGGCGCTGCCACCGCTCGGTGCGGTGGACGGTGTCGGCGGGCTCGGCAGCTTGTTGTCGGCCTGGAAGCGCTTGAACTCGGCCTCGAAATCGATCGACCCGGTCGGGCCGCGGGTGCTGGGCGAGGAGGTCGGCCGGTAGGTGGTGGGGGCGAGCGTTGGCTGCGTTGGGAGGGGCGAGACGCGGTACACCGGCTTGGGCGTAATGTTCACTGGCAGGACGGTCTGGGGCGCGGCCGGCGCGGCCGGACTGTGGAAGATGGTGGGCGTGGGGCTGGGCGTCGTGCTGACGATCTGGACGCGCGGGCGCTGCGTGGTCGTGACGGCACCGGCGAAGGGACGGGCGGCTGGTCGGGGCGGCGAGCCGCGCTGGCCGATCTGCACCTCCTCCTCGGCATCGGCCGACTGCTGCTCCTGGCGCTGGCGGTCCTGGTAGTCGTTCTGGaagacggtggtggtggggcgCGGTGCCGGGGCCGGCGTCGAGTGGTGGCGGACCGGGGCGGCCGGTGTCGGGCGGGCGACGGGCACCGGACGGCGTACCGGGTAGTTCTGGGGCACGTTCTCGTTCGAGTCTTCCTGGCCACCCTCGGCCCGGTcgctctcctcctcctcgctgcCGTCCGGGTTGTTCGGGTCGCACGGATTGCCGGACACGTACGTGAACTCGCGCTTGTTACCGTCCGGGTCGATGTAGCCGTACTTGCCGCGCACCACGCAGTCCGTGCCGCGCGTCTCCTCCTTGAACGAGCCGTCGGCGGCCTCGTACCCGAACGTGAACGAGCCGTCATCGTTCACCTTGCTGTAGTTGCGGATCGTCTGTACCGGCGGGGCACGAGACTCGCTGGCCGGCGCCTTCTGGCGGGCGGCTACCGGGGCGGCCGTCGTGCTCTTGGCCGCCGGCcgctggtactgctgctggtcggcACGGGGCCGGGCAGCCGCCACCGGTGCACCGTACTGGCCGCCACCGTAGTCCTCGTCCGAGGACGCTACCAGCACCACATCGCCGAGCCGCTCCTGGGCGCGCTGGGGCGCGGCATAGTACTGCCGGTTGTCCTGCTGGGCGTCCTCCGCACTGTCCACGTACTCGGCGCTGGACGGGGCGGCTAGGACGCGCGGTCGAACGCGCAGTCGACGCGTCTGTGCGTCACCGGacgccaccagcaccaccaaacCGAACGCCAACGTTAACCACtgtgaggaggaggagaagcggAAGAGAAGAGTTAATAAGAGGGGCATTTGCATACTGCAGGAGAAAATAAAACGGAACAtgtgtacacaaacacaagcgagcgcgcgcgagatTCGAACACAGGATCATCGTGATGCAGAGTTCCAGCGCTACGCATGGCACTATCTGGTTGGACTCGTCTCATTGTGTTAAAAGAGCAATTTATATTCATCCCACCGCTCTGACACCTTTCACGATTACCGTTGCGTTGGTGGAGAAATGGTAATAAACAATTATTCTATCGCACTGAAAGGGTTTGCCTCAACTGCTCAATGGGCCGTgcattacaaaaaaacggcCGTGTAATAGAGTGtcttaaaataaatctttatTACCGCAACGCTCGTCCGTTCCGTGTGACGGGCTTGATCGTTTTTATTAGTTCGTTTGCATTTCTCCGcttgcaaaaacaaagcgaacCAACGGCGAACGTGCCGGGGGGAAACGGGGAACGTCAAacgtaattaaaatttaacttCCTGCATCAAGCGAACCGACCGGCGACGGACAGAaagtgaaaatggaaatttatcgCCCCTGCGGGTAGAGGGAGGAAGCGATGCAGTGTGTGggagcaaaaacacactcccAACCGGGGGGCCGCATCTTCAGCTCGGGatgcaaagaaagaaaatgcaaattcccccccccccccccggtttTCCCGTTGTTGCTCACGGCTTCCTTCGCGCTTTGAGAAAATTGTGGTTCATGACAGCAATAATCACCTCACTCGGGGGCTTCGTTGGTGTGGcgtggtttttttcttccttccccgCAGCCCATAGAAGGTACAAAGAGTACAAGGAAAACTTCCACCATTCGCTGACGGCTAGTAACAAGggaaaaagtgtttttgtaCGCGGTGCTGCCGTGGAAATTGCTTTTCattaataaatcaaacacacgTGCTGGGATGGTGGCGGGCACTTTAGATGGGGAAGCCAGCACAGGAAAAAGCAGGGGAAAATGGAATACGGCTAAACAAAAGGGTGACTGAAGCGAATTAAACGGCCCCCCCGTAAACGGTACGGGAAGGGAAACGGGAGTGGGTGGGCTAGCTACGAGTGCTAATGGGCTGTTGCGACTTAATAGCAAGCGTTGCCGTTTGCGGCACAAAAACGGTCCCCgtcatgctgctgttgctgaagtggttgccgctgctgctgctgctgctgtcagcAACTGCTCGCAAGCGCTCGGGGTGCAATTATGCAGCCTGAGCGATCGAACTAATGGAGATGAATGCCACCACCGCTGCAAAGTGCCCGCCCGCCTCGTTTATACACCTTTCCCGTGTCTCCGCTCGCTCGCCGTGCTGCGGAGATTAGTACACAGGGCGCGCGTGTTCGCTTCCTTTCTTTGCGCCTCTCTCGTCCAGAGGGGGTTTTGCTTCCGGATTCCGGCATCGGAGTGCTCGTACGTCAATGACTTCCCTCCTGCCAGCCAGAAAGGAGTGAAAGGATGCTTGTGGTGGAAGGAAGGAGAGAGGACTCCAATTCCAAGCATCGGTAGAACGATTTGCAGCGACGATTGTGATTTTATTGCTCTGGCACTATCGATTTGGAACGCTACGGGAATGGGGGAGCAGGGAGAGCTTGAAATGCCTTCTCGGTCGGCTACGATTATTGCCTTTTGCTTCTGGGTGACTTTCTGGCACCCATTTCCATCCTTCCAGCCATTGCACGTCATGTTACGGAAAATGCCAAACTGCAGCTCATCTTCTCGCATACCTTCTCGGCGCGGCAGCAAAATGCGAAACATTATTAACAATCCATCTTTACGAGCATTCATTCCCGGGCGCATCGGGCGTCTCGACGGCAGCAATTTGGGATTCGATTTTTATGATCCCTTCCCGCTTCGCCCCAAAAAGGGGAGAACGGCCGGCACAGAGAGGAACACAATTTAAA
The Anopheles arabiensis isolate DONGOLA chromosome X, AaraD3, whole genome shotgun sequence DNA segment above includes these coding regions:
- the LOC120906425 gene encoding pollen-specific leucine-rich repeat extensin-like protein 1 — protein: MRLQGTWLTLAFGLVVLVASGDAQTRRLRVRPRVLAAPSSAEYVDSAEDAQQDNRQYYAAPQRAQERLGDVVLVASSDEDYGGGQYGAPVAAARPRADQQQYQRPAAKSTTAAPVAARQKAPASESRAPPVQTIRNYSKVNDDGSFTFGYEAADGSFKEETRGTDCVVRGKYGYIDPDGNKREFTYVSGNPCDPNNPDGSEEEESDRAEGGQEDSNENVPQNYPVRRPVPVARPTPAAPVRHHSTPAPAPRPTTTVFQNDYQDRQRQEQQSADAEEEVQIGQRGSPPRPAARPFAGAVTTTQRPRVQIVSTTPSPTPTIFHSPAAPAAPQTVLPVNITPKPVYRVSPLPTQPTLAPTTYRPTSSPSTRGPTGSIDFEAEFKRFQADNKLPSPPTPSTAPSGGSAPKPTGSPFGRPGPQLAAGNPIYQSQLIFDPASGQYDTALYQQLPQSDGDFQLNHRIQPYVAGPQQHQHQHHQPQPQPQQQHPGAGQLVTLEQLQQQSPLYRAQPSPRPATVQIPQQLYQKQQNELQFINSQQLFAQQLELQQSQLRADRLEAAKKVTVGGPPMHRFQPQPQPQQQYYFIQPQGPPQGAPGQIDAFLRGHNIEY